The sequence TGGACGAGGGCAGCTTCCTGGAAATGTCCACCTTCGTGGAGCACGGCCGCAACCGCCTGATGGACGGCGTGGAGGCTCCCGGCGAAGGCGTGGTGACGGGGCGCGGCACCATCGGCGGGCGGCAGGTGTTCGTGTTCAGCCAGGATTTCACCGTGCTGGGCGGCTCGCTGGGCAAGATGAACGCCGCTAAGGTGGTCAAGGTGATGGACCTGGCCGCCAAGACGGGCTGCCCCGTCATCGGCCTGAACGACTCGGCAGGAGCGCGGATTCAAGAAGGTGTGGACAGCCTCAGCGGCTACGGCGAGATTTTCTACCGCAATGCCATCTACTCGGGCGTGGTGCCGCAAATCAGCGCCATCCTGGGGCCGTGCGCGGGGGGTGCAGTGTACTCACCCGCCCTGACCGACTTCATCCTGATGAGTAAGGGCAGCAGCTACATGTTCATTACCGGGCCGGAAGTCATCAAGTCGGTCACCCGCGAGGATGTCACCTTTGACCAGCTGGGCGGCGCGAGCGTGCATGGACGCAAGTCCGGCGTGGCCCACCTGGCTCTGGAAGGCGACGCGGCTGTACTGGACGGGATCAAGGCGCTGCTGGGCTACCTGCCGCAAAATGCCCGCGAGCAGGCCCCCCGCGCCGAGGTGAGCGACCCGCCCACCCGTGAAACTCCCGAACTGCTGGAGATGGTCACGCCTGACCAGACCCGCCCCTACGCCATGCACGGGGTCATCGAGACGCTGGTGGACCAGGGCAGCTTCCTGGAAATCCAGCCCGACTGGGCCAAGAACATCATCGTGGGCTTCGCGCGGCTGAACGGTGAAAGCGTGGGTATCGTCGCCAACAACCCCAAAGTCATGGCCGGTTCGCTGAACATCGACGCGTCCGACAAGGCCGCCCGCTTTATCCGCACCTGTGACTGCTACAACATTCCCATCCTGACGCTGGTGGACGTGACCGGCTTCCTGCCGGGCGTGGGCCAGGAACACGCCGGCATCATTCGGCACGGGGCCAAAATGCTGTACGCCTACGCCGAAGCCACCGTGCCCAAAATCACCCTGATTACCCGCAAGAGCTACGGCGGCGCCTACCTCGCCATGAACAGCCGCGACATGGGTGCGGATGTGGTGTACGCCTGGCCCACCGCTGCGGTGGCCGTGATGGGCGCGGAAGGTGCGGCCAACATCGTGTACCGCCGCGAAATCCAGAACTCGGAGAACCCGGAAGCCACCCGCGCCGAGAAAATCCGTGACTACAAAGAAGCCTTCGACAACCCTTACGTGGCGGCCGGCAAGGGTTACATCGACGACGTGATTCCGATGGAAACCACGCGGGCACAACTGATTCAGACCTTTGCCATGCTGAAGGACAAGCAGGAGCAGCGCCCCTTCCGCAAGCACGGCAACATCCCGCTTTGAGCGCAGGTTGGCGCTGAGCATTCCTCTAAGCCTCCGTATGCATGTTTATCCCTTGTCAGGAAGCGTTCATGCGGGGGCTTGTCGTGGCGTCATATCTGCAATTGCCGCCCGGCAAGGGTGAGCCCTTCTGGACGCCTAGAGCCGTTGCCTCCAGTTCCCCAGTCTCCACTCCCAACAGCCTTATCTTTATGCAAGAAGCAGAGTAATTTTGTGCTGGCAACGCAGTTTGAGGGGGTTGGCTGACAAACGGCTGACATACCCTGCCTAGACTCGCCGCATGAACTTGCCCCGTAAAACCTGGCTGATGGCCCTGCCCCTGACTGCCCTGCTGTTCGCCTGCACCGAGCAGACCACCAGCAAAACCACCACCGACGGCAACACCACCACGACCGTCAGTGAAACCACCACGGCGCCGGACACCACGGCCGCTGCTTCGGCCGTGCAGGAAGCCGGCGACACGGCCAGTGCTGCCGCCGCTTCGGCCGGCCAGGCTGTAGACGACGCCGCGACGGGCGCCGGTGCGGCCCTGGGCCTGAACGCTCCCAAGGCTCCCTATGCCGACGGCAGCCTGACCGGCGCCGGTGCCTCGTTCCCTTACCCGCTGTACTCCAAGATGTTCGACGAGTACGCCAAGGAAACCGGCGTGAGCGTGAACTACCAGTCGGTGGGCTCGGGCACCGGCCAGAAGCAGATTATTGCTCAGACCGTGGACTTCGGCGCCAGCGACAACGCGATGGATGACGAAAAGCTGGCCAGCGCTCCTGGCAAGATTGCCCACATCCCCATGGCCCTGGGTGCTGTGACCGCCACCTACAATGTTCCCGGCCTGGCCGAGGGCACCGAACTCAAGATGACCGGCCCCGTGCTGGCCGACATCTACCTGGGCAAAATCAAGACCTGGAACGACCCCGCCCTGACCAAGATCAACGAGGGCGTGCAGCTGCCCGCGCTGCCCATTACCGTGGCCCGCCGCTCGGACTCCTCGGGCACCACCGCCGTGTTCACCGACTACCTGAGCAAGGTCAGCCCCGAGTTCAAGGAAAAAGTCGGTAGTGCCAACTCGGTGAACTGGACCGTGGGCAGCGCCGCCAAGGGCAACGACGGCGTGGCCGGCCTGGTGCAGAACACCCCCGGCTCCATCGGCTACATCGAGGAAGCCTACGCCAAGCAGAACAACCTGCCCATGATGGCCATGGAGAACGCCGCTGGCGAGTTCGTGAAGCCCAGCCTGGAAGGCGTGACCGCCGCCGCCGCCGCTTCCGAACTGCCCGAAGACATGCGCGGCAGCGTGACCAACGCCGAGGGCGCTGGAGCCTACCCGATGGCCTCCTACACCTACTTGCTGGTCTACCCCGAGCAGAACTACGCTGGCCGTGACAAGGCCCAGGGCGAGCGCCTCCAGCACCTGCTCCAGTGGATGCTGACCAGCGGCCAGGGCTACCACGAGGGCCTGAGCTACGCCAAGCTGCCTGACGCCGTGCGCGACCGCGCCCTGGAAACCGTGAACGGCATGACCTTCGACGGTCAGCCCATGAACCCTATGCAGTAAGCCTAGGGCTCTAGGCTTGAGCTGTTAACCCGTCCGTAAATGGGCGGGTTATTTCTTTGGCTTGCGGCAAACAAAAACCCCTCCACTTGGGAGGAGTTCTTTTCTTGCTCTTGGGGAAGGCTCAGGGGTAAAGGCCGCGCAGCGCACGGGCTTCCAGCACGCGGGTGCAGGCCACGATGTAGGCAGCGGTACGCAGCGTCACGCCGTGGCGCTCCTTGACATCCCACAGGCTGAGGAAAGCGTCGGTCATGATGCGGTCGAGGCGCTGGTTGATTTCGTCTTCGGTCCAGAAGAACGAGCTGAAATCCTGCACCCACTCGAAGTAACTGACCGTTACCCCACCGGCGTTGGCAAGGACGTCGGGCACCACGGTCACGCCGCGCCCGGCCAGAATGTCGTCGGCCACGGGAATGGTCGGGCCGTTGGCGCCTTCTACGATCAGTTTGGCCTTGATCTGGTCGGCGTTGGCTTCGGTAATCTGCTTTTCCAGCGCGGCGGGAATCAGCACGTCGCAGTCCACGGTCCAGAATTCCTCGCGGCTCAGCTCGTCGGTGCCGTCCAGGCCGG is a genomic window of Deinococcus proteolyticus MRP containing:
- the pstS gene encoding phosphate ABC transporter substrate-binding protein PstS translates to MNLPRKTWLMALPLTALLFACTEQTTSKTTTDGNTTTTVSETTTAPDTTAAASAVQEAGDTASAAAASAGQAVDDAATGAGAALGLNAPKAPYADGSLTGAGASFPYPLYSKMFDEYAKETGVSVNYQSVGSGTGQKQIIAQTVDFGASDNAMDDEKLASAPGKIAHIPMALGAVTATYNVPGLAEGTELKMTGPVLADIYLGKIKTWNDPALTKINEGVQLPALPITVARRSDSSGTTAVFTDYLSKVSPEFKEKVGSANSVNWTVGSAAKGNDGVAGLVQNTPGSIGYIEEAYAKQNNLPMMAMENAAGEFVKPSLEGVTAAAAASELPEDMRGSVTNAEGAGAYPMASYTYLLVYPEQNYAGRDKAQGERLQHLLQWMLTSGQGYHEGLSYAKLPDAVRDRALETVNGMTFDGQPMNPMQ
- a CDS encoding acyl-CoA carboxylase subunit beta, encoding MSQPKNLSLELKELVAQMQARRTHVEQGGGPDRLAKQKQGGKMTARERIEYLLDEGSFLEMSTFVEHGRNRLMDGVEAPGEGVVTGRGTIGGRQVFVFSQDFTVLGGSLGKMNAAKVVKVMDLAAKTGCPVIGLNDSAGARIQEGVDSLSGYGEIFYRNAIYSGVVPQISAILGPCAGGAVYSPALTDFILMSKGSSYMFITGPEVIKSVTREDVTFDQLGGASVHGRKSGVAHLALEGDAAVLDGIKALLGYLPQNAREQAPRAEVSDPPTRETPELLEMVTPDQTRPYAMHGVIETLVDQGSFLEIQPDWAKNIIVGFARLNGESVGIVANNPKVMAGSLNIDASDKAARFIRTCDCYNIPILTLVDVTGFLPGVGQEHAGIIRHGAKMLYAYAEATVPKITLITRKSYGGAYLAMNSRDMGADVVYAWPTAAVAVMGAEGAANIVYRREIQNSENPEATRAEKIRDYKEAFDNPYVAAGKGYIDDVIPMETTRAQLIQTFAMLKDKQEQRPFRKHGNIPL